From the genome of Candidatus Lokiarchaeota archaeon:
TGGGTATCTGTAGAATAAGTACAATAAGCCCGACAATGATTTGAGCTCCTATCAGACTCCATACTCTGCTAAATGAATAGGAAAGGGACGTATCAACGTCTCCAGTACCCGGATCCCCATAATCATCGAATGCTAGCTTGATTGATGCACCACCGGCAACAGCATAGATAATCATACTAATGATCGTCATTGGTACTAGAATAATGACTTGATTCATCGATAATCCCTGCAAGTTCATAAGTGATGTTATGAGTGAGAAGGGACTTGTACCGATATATGGCAAGATTGAGATACCGCCAGGCCCTGCCAGAAGGTACAGTACTATAGCATAGAGCCCATAGACCGCTATGCTAGTGATACCCATAATGGTGAGATAGCCTGGCAATCTTCGCTTCCATAACGCAAATGTGCGTGAAACCATTCCCGTCCAGCTTACAGAAAAATCGCGTCTCTGTGGCCCTGATGGTTCTGGTTCAACGCCTGAATCTATTTCCACTCCAAGAGACCTCCGTATTGTTATTTTGCATGCCTATGAATTGACCTGTTATATAGTTCCCGATAAGTAGAATTCCAGTTCTGGTAATCCTACCTGTATGTGTAAACACATGAACAAACCCAAATCCAACTGTGGAGCAGCATGGAGGGCAATGACGACATGATTTTGCGATTATTGACTAACAGTCGACATAAGGTTCAGCCTTGGGCTTTTCGAAGCCGTTCCAAGTGGATCTTGTAATCGTTGTCCTGAGGCTGAAGCTCAGTAGCCTTCTCAGCAGCGGCTATCGCCGTGTCCAAATTGCCTTGTTCCATGTTCGCGCCTGATAGAATGTAGTTGAGCGCGGCTTCAGTAACGGTGTCATCCACATCCTGGGCTAATGCACCTTCAGCAACGGTGGCCGCTTCGGGCCAGTTCTTGTTTCTGACGTACGCATTAGCTAGAAAATAGCTGATTGTTGGGATTGGCTGAGCATCGTGCGCCTTCTTCAAATTGTCTATTGCTTTGTCTAGC
Proteins encoded in this window:
- a CDS encoding tetratricopeptide repeat protein, which gives rise to MSLQNLLESVQKNINEGNIKYALLDLKSAQGMAPDDWRVAYYYGRCYLETGELDKAIDNLKKAHDAQPIPTISYFLANAYVRNKNWPEAATVAEGALAQDVDDTVTEAALNYILSGANMEQGNLDTAIAAAEKATELQPQDNDYKIHLERLRKAQG